In a genomic window of Myotis daubentonii chromosome X, mMyoDau2.1, whole genome shotgun sequence:
- the LOC132224185 gene encoding paraneoplastic antigen Ma6F-like translates to MALTMLRDWCGWMGVNSKRAVLILGIPDDCEEEDFQEALQDALWPLGRYRVLGNVFRRELGCRVALVEFADNLNRNLIPRHIPGKQEDWTVIFLPQVFDSESQDAPNFPAQPQRQAVAGPADEAGAAQWVGAADEAGAPLEEGAAAVAGAAGEEGAEDGGGVPGEAGSADEAGASGEKGVAGEEGAAAVSGAAGVASVEAPGAKEAAAVSGDTGEAGAADEEGAAGRAGAEGEAKSADEAEAEDLLEAPGEELAAGEVGAAAEAGDAAEAGDAAEAGDAAEAGDAAEAGGAAKAGDAAEAGGAAEAGDAAEAGGAAEAGDAAEAGGAAEAGDAAEAGDAAEAGGAAEAGDAAEAGGAAEAGGAAEAGGAAEAGGAAEAGDAAEAGGAAEEEAWIQQWNQALKPVLENIAYQELRDFSGNDQPGHKNESFESWLDHANDMLYLWRHISERERRRRLVESLHGPAQNFMYGFLNENPAISAQDCLTALAHVFKNKDTQAVMRLKFVTCAQQPQESLFDYVIRLENLLHTAMEKEAIHPGVADEVRNEQVLMRARPNEKLRNKLKRMHLEGKPPGFLEMLRLIRESEACEATPTMRQQFQVEERVWMDIRGLAAAQATLAHEGAAQAASAHEDVVQVAPAHEDEAQTATTHEDAAQTAITHEDAVQASPAHEDVGQAAPANEDAAQDAQANEDVGQAVPANEDAAQAALSKEDSAEATLAKEVDIEAGPATADPDEAAPETQDATGADPAPEDTTKASPAIQGDESALAPAGLGQAGPSPAHMGIAFGVGSGGPGSDPEGLAQEEDEEADEPHEEELILFQEESGIEDGSGKMSSLEPSFK, encoded by the coding sequence ATGGCGCTGACGATGCTGCGGGACTGGTGCGGCTGGATGGGCGTGAACTCAAAGCGCGCTGTGCTCATCCTGGGCATCCCTGACGACTGCGAGGAGGAGGACTTCCAGGAGGCCCTACAGGATGCCCTGTGGCCCCTGGGCAGGTACCGAGTGCTGGGCAATGTCTTCAGAAGGGAGCTTGGGTGCAGGGTCGCCCTGGTTGAGTTTGCTGACAATTTAAACCGAAATCTGATTCCCCGACACATACCAGGCAAGCAAGAGGACTGGACTGTGATCTTTCTGCCTCAGGTCTTTGACTCTGAGTCACAGGATGCACCCAATTTCCCTGCACAGCCCCAAAGGCAAGCGGTGGCTGGCCCGGCTGATGAGGCAGGAGCCGCACAGTGGGTTGGAGCTGCAGATGAAGCAGGAGCCCCCCTCGAGGAGGGAGCTGCAGCTGTGGCAGGAGCTGCAGGTGAGGAAGGAGCTGAAGATGGGGGGGGAGTTCCAGGTGAGGCAGGATCTGCAGATGAGGCAGGGGCCTCAGGTGAGAAGGGAGTTGCAGGTGAGGAAGGAGCTGCAGCAGTGTCAGGAGCTGCAGGTGTGGCCTCAGTAGAAGCTCCAGGTGCGAAAGAAGCTGCAGCTGTGTCCGGAGATACAGGCGAGGCAGGAGCTGCAGATGAGGAAGGAGCTGCAGGGAGAGCAGGAGCTGAAGGTGAGGCAAAGTCAGCAGATGAGGCAGAAGCTGAAGATCTGTTAGAAGCTCCAGGTGAAGAATTAGCTGCAGGTGAGGTAGGAGCTGCAGCTGAGGCAGGAGATGCAGCCGAGGCAGGAGATGCAGCCGAGGCAGGAGATGCAGCCGAGGCAGGAGATGCAGCCGAGGCAGGAGGTGCAGCCAAGGCAGGAGATGCAGCCGAGGCAGGAGGTGCAGCCGAGGCAGGAGATGCAGCCGAGGCAGGAGGTGCAGCCGAGGCAGGAGATGCAGCCGAGGCAGGAGGTGCAGCCGAGGCAGGAGATGCAGCCGAGGCAGGAGATGCAGCCGAGGCAGGAGGTGCAGCCGAGGCAGGAGATGCAGCTGAGGCAGGAGGTGCAGCTGAGGCAGGAGGTGCAGCCGAGGCAGGAGGTGCAGCCGAGGCAGGAGGTGCAGCCGAAGCAGGAGATGCAGCCGAGGCAGGAGGTGCAGCTGAGGAGGAAGCCTGGATCCAGCAATGGAATCAGGCCCTGAAGCCTGTGCTGGAAAATATAGCCTACCAGGAACTGAGAGACTTTTCTGGCAACGATCAGCCAGGTCACAAGAATGAGTCCTTTGAGAGCTGGCTGGACCACGCCAACGACATGCTGTACCTGTGGCGCCACATATCAGAAAGGGAGCGGCGGCGGAGGCTGGTGGAGAGCCTGCACGGGCCAGCACAGAATTTCATGTATGGCTTCCTGAATGAAAACCCTGCCATCTCTGCTCAGGACTGCCTGACAGCGCTGGCTCACGTGTTTAAGAACAAGGACACCCAGGCGGTCATGAGGCTGAAGTTTGTGACTtgtgcccagcagccccaggagagTCTCTTTGATTATGTGATTCGCCTGGAAAACCTGCTGCACACGGCCATGGAGAAGGAGGCCATCCACCCAGGTGTGGCAGACGAGGTACGGAACGAGCAGGTGCTGATGCGGGCTCGCCCCAACGAGAAGCTCCGGAACAAGCTGAAGAGGATGCACCTGGAGGGGAAACCACCTGGCTTCCTGGAGATGCTTCGGCTCATTCGGGAGTCAGAGGCATGTGAGGCCACTCCGACTATGAGACAGCAGTTTCAGGTGGAAGAAAGGGTCTGGATGGACATTAGAGGACTGGCTGCTGCCCAGGCCACCCTAGCTCATGAAGGTGCTGCCCAGGCTGCCTCAGCCCATGAAGATGTTGTCCAGGTCGCCCCAGCCCATGAAGATGAAGCCCAGACCGCTACAACCCATGAAGATGCAGCCCAGACCGCTATAACCCACGAAGATGCTGTCCAGGCCTCCCCAGCCCATGAAGATGTTGGCCAGGCCGCCCCAGCCAATGAAGATGCAGCTCAGGATGCCCAAGCCAATGAAGATGTTGGCCAGGCCGTCCCAGCCAATGAAGATGCAGCCCAGGCTGCCCTTTCTAAGGAAGATAGTGCCGAGGCCACTCTGGCCAAGGAAGTGGACATTGAGGCGGGTCCTGCCACTGCCGATCCTGATGAGGCTGCTCCTGAAACCCAAGATGCCACCGGGGCAGACCCTGCCCCTGAGGATACCACCAAGGCCTCCCCTGCCATTCAGGGAGATGAGAGTGCTCTGGCTCCTGCAGGTCTAGGTCAGGCAGGGCCCTCACCTGCCCACATGGGCATTGCTTTCGGGGTGGGCTCAGGAGGTCCTGGCAGTGACccagagggcctggcccaggaagAAGATGAGGAGGCTGACGAGCCCCATGAGGAGGAGCTCATTCTCTTCCAGGAGGAGTCAGGAATTGAGGACGGGTCTGGGAAGATGAGTTCCCTCGAGCCCTCCTTCAAGTAA